A single region of the Gephyromycinifex aptenodytis genome encodes:
- a CDS encoding class I SAM-dependent RNA methyltransferase — translation MELELEVGPIAHGGHCVARAEDGQVVFVRHTLPGEQVLARVTKGSPGDRFVFADAIEIRTPSPDRVEPRCPVAHPGGCGGCDFQHVDIAAQRRLKAEVVREQLARLGGLDVPVQVRPVPGDQEGLRWRTRVEFAVARDGRAGLHPQRSKRVLPLQDCPIAHPDIIATGVLDQRWPRSRSVDVVAPSEGPAVAIAVPQGLPDSPTVRESVRGALWSGEFDINARGFWQVHPGAGATFVDHVLELLSPQPGERALDLYAGVGVFARALADQVGAEGAVLAIESDVRAVDSLLAAMAGRSELEARVGRVEHELAPLVEGGDDVDLVVLDPPRSGAGREVIEAICGMHPRAIAYVACDPAALGRDVAYARQAGYEVSSVQGFDAFPMTHHVETIAHFVPAEAGTSRIS, via the coding sequence ATGGAACTCGAACTGGAAGTCGGCCCGATCGCGCACGGAGGTCACTGCGTCGCCCGCGCCGAGGACGGTCAGGTCGTGTTCGTGCGCCACACCTTGCCCGGGGAACAGGTCCTGGCGCGGGTGACCAAAGGCAGCCCGGGGGATCGATTCGTTTTCGCCGACGCCATCGAGATCCGCACTCCCTCGCCGGATCGAGTAGAGCCGCGTTGCCCGGTGGCTCACCCCGGTGGCTGTGGCGGCTGCGATTTCCAACATGTCGACATCGCTGCCCAGCGCCGGCTGAAGGCCGAGGTCGTGCGGGAACAGCTCGCCCGGCTGGGCGGTCTGGACGTCCCGGTGCAGGTCCGCCCCGTACCCGGCGACCAGGAGGGGCTGCGGTGGCGCACTCGGGTGGAGTTCGCCGTTGCCCGGGATGGTCGGGCGGGGTTGCACCCCCAGCGCAGCAAGCGGGTTCTGCCGCTGCAGGACTGCCCTATCGCCCACCCGGACATCATCGCAACCGGGGTTTTGGATCAGCGCTGGCCGCGTTCGCGCTCCGTGGACGTCGTTGCTCCCTCCGAGGGGCCCGCGGTGGCTATCGCAGTGCCGCAGGGACTGCCGGATTCCCCCACGGTGCGCGAGAGCGTGCGCGGCGCCCTGTGGAGCGGGGAGTTCGACATCAATGCTCGCGGTTTCTGGCAGGTCCATCCCGGAGCGGGAGCCACGTTCGTGGACCACGTGCTTGAGCTGCTTTCCCCCCAGCCGGGGGAGCGGGCGTTGGACTTGTACGCCGGGGTCGGGGTGTTTGCTCGTGCGTTGGCCGACCAGGTCGGTGCCGAGGGTGCGGTGCTGGCGATCGAGTCGGATGTGCGCGCAGTGGACTCACTGCTGGCCGCCATGGCTGGTCGCTCAGAACTGGAGGCACGGGTCGGTCGGGTGGAGCACGAGCTGGCCCCGCTGGTCGAAGGCGGTGACGACGTCGATCTGGTCGTGCTCGATCCTCCCCGCTCGGGCGCCGGTAGGGAGGTCATCGAGGCCATCTGCGGGATGCATCCGCGGGCGATCGCGTATGTGGCGTGTGACCCAGCGGCACTAGGCCGTGATGTGGCCTACGCGCGCCAGGCGGGTTACGAGGTCTCTTCGGTCCAGGGGTTCGACGCATTCCCGATGACCCATCACGTGGAAACCATTGCGCACTTTGTACCGGCAGAGGCCGGAACATCACGGATCAGTTGA
- the acnA gene encoding aconitate hydratase AcnA: MSQDSFQSKGTLRVGDQTVEIFRLSAVEGSASLPYSLKVLLENLLRTEDGANITADHIRAIGNWDQNAQPDTEIQFTPARVVMQDFTGVPCIVDLATMREAAVELGGKADKINPLSPAELVIDHSVQIDVFGTKDAFERNVEYEYERNGERYQFLRWGQGAFDDFKVVPPGTGIVHQVNIEHLARVIMERDGVAYPDTCIGTDSHTTMENGLGVLGWGVGGIEAEAAMLGQPVSMLIPRVVGFKVTGEIPAGVTATDVVLTITEMLRKHGVVGKFVEFHGEGVSSIPLANRATIGNMSPEFGSTCAIFPIDEKTIEYLHLTGRSEEQVALVEAYAKEQGLWLDPSQQLRFSEEIELDLSTVVPSIAGPKRPQDRILLSQAKESFRKVLPDYATGQNDEVVVDSGSFPASDPPAPGEDLQKGDNAPEETGSADQRAHRVVTVEREGQSFEIDHGIVSIASITSCTNTSNPSVMLAAGLLAKKASEKGLKVKPWVKTSMAPGSKVVTEYYTKAGLWPALEALGYHLVGYGCTTCIGNSGPLPADISAAINEYDLAVTSVLSGNRNFEGRINPDVKMNYLASPPLVVAYALAGTMDFDFESEPLGQDQQGNDVYLKDIWPSSEEVEATIASSIDREMFTTQYADVFSGDERWRNLSTPEGNTFEWDEKSTYVRKPPYFEGMKMELTPVQDISGARVLAKLGDSVTTDHISPAGAIKADSPAGKYLAEHGVDRRDFNSYGSRRGNHEVMIRGTFANIRLRNQLLDGVEGGFTRNFLAGGEQTSIFEASQAYQEAGVPLVVLAGKEYGSGSSRDWAAKGTRLLGVKAVIAESYERIHRSNLIGMGVLPLQFPQGETVSSLGLDGTEVFEISGVTELNEGRTPKSVKVVATKDGGESVEFDAVVRIDTPGEADYYRNDGILQYVLRNLVQA, translated from the coding sequence GTGAGCCAAGACAGCTTCCAATCCAAGGGGACGTTGCGCGTCGGTGATCAGACGGTAGAGATCTTCCGCCTGTCCGCCGTCGAGGGCAGCGCATCCTTGCCGTACAGCCTGAAGGTTCTCCTGGAGAACCTGCTGCGCACGGAGGACGGCGCGAACATCACCGCCGACCACATCCGTGCCATCGGCAACTGGGATCAGAACGCCCAGCCGGACACCGAGATCCAGTTCACCCCGGCGCGTGTGGTCATGCAGGACTTCACCGGTGTGCCCTGCATCGTCGACCTCGCCACGATGCGCGAAGCGGCAGTAGAACTCGGCGGTAAGGCCGACAAGATCAACCCGCTCTCCCCGGCCGAACTGGTCATCGACCACTCGGTGCAGATCGACGTTTTCGGCACCAAAGACGCTTTCGAGCGCAATGTCGAGTACGAGTACGAGCGCAACGGTGAGCGGTACCAGTTCCTGCGTTGGGGCCAGGGCGCCTTCGACGACTTCAAGGTCGTCCCGCCCGGCACCGGCATCGTGCACCAGGTCAACATCGAGCATCTGGCCCGCGTGATCATGGAGCGCGACGGCGTCGCTTACCCCGACACCTGCATCGGCACCGACTCCCACACCACGATGGAGAACGGCCTGGGCGTCCTGGGCTGGGGCGTCGGCGGTATCGAGGCCGAGGCGGCCATGCTCGGCCAGCCCGTCTCGATGCTCATCCCGCGCGTCGTCGGCTTCAAGGTCACCGGTGAGATTCCGGCCGGTGTCACCGCCACCGACGTCGTTCTCACGATCACCGAGATGCTGCGCAAGCACGGCGTTGTGGGCAAGTTCGTCGAGTTCCACGGCGAGGGTGTCTCCTCGATCCCGCTGGCCAACCGCGCCACCATCGGCAACATGAGCCCCGAGTTCGGCTCCACCTGTGCGATCTTCCCGATCGATGAGAAGACCATCGAGTACCTGCACCTGACCGGCCGGAGCGAAGAGCAGGTCGCCCTGGTCGAGGCCTACGCCAAAGAGCAGGGCCTGTGGCTGGACCCGAGCCAGCAACTGCGCTTCTCCGAGGAGATCGAGCTCGACCTGTCCACGGTCGTGCCGAGCATCGCAGGCCCCAAGCGTCCGCAGGACCGCATCCTGCTCTCGCAGGCCAAGGAGTCCTTCCGTAAGGTTCTCCCGGACTACGCCACCGGCCAGAACGACGAGGTCGTCGTGGACTCCGGGTCCTTCCCGGCCTCGGACCCGCCCGCGCCGGGTGAGGACCTGCAGAAGGGCGACAACGCACCTGAGGAGACCGGCTCCGCCGACCAGCGTGCGCACCGGGTCGTCACCGTGGAGCGCGAGGGCCAGTCCTTCGAGATCGACCACGGCATCGTCTCGATCGCCTCGATCACGAGTTGCACCAACACCTCCAACCCCTCGGTGATGCTCGCGGCGGGCCTGCTCGCTAAGAAGGCATCCGAGAAGGGCCTGAAGGTCAAGCCGTGGGTCAAGACCTCGATGGCGCCTGGTTCCAAGGTCGTCACCGAGTACTACACCAAGGCTGGGCTGTGGCCGGCGCTGGAGGCGCTGGGCTACCACCTCGTTGGTTACGGGTGCACCACCTGCATCGGCAACTCCGGACCGCTGCCGGCCGACATCTCGGCCGCCATCAACGAGTACGACCTCGCGGTCACCTCGGTGCTGTCCGGTAACCGCAACTTCGAGGGCCGGATCAACCCGGACGTCAAGATGAACTACTTGGCCAGCCCCCCGCTGGTCGTTGCCTACGCCTTGGCCGGAACGATGGACTTCGACTTCGAGTCCGAGCCGCTGGGCCAGGACCAGCAGGGCAATGACGTCTACCTCAAGGACATCTGGCCCTCCAGCGAGGAGGTCGAAGCGACGATTGCCTCCTCGATCGACCGCGAGATGTTCACGACCCAGTACGCCGATGTCTTCTCCGGCGATGAGCGTTGGCGCAACCTCAGCACTCCTGAGGGCAACACCTTCGAGTGGGACGAGAAGTCCACCTACGTGCGTAAGCCTCCGTACTTCGAGGGTATGAAGATGGAGCTCACGCCGGTACAGGACATCTCCGGCGCTCGGGTGCTCGCCAAGCTCGGCGACTCGGTCACCACCGACCACATCAGCCCCGCTGGTGCGATCAAGGCTGACAGCCCAGCCGGTAAGTACCTGGCAGAGCACGGTGTGGACCGCCGGGACTTCAACTCCTACGGTTCGCGACGCGGCAACCACGAGGTGATGATTCGCGGCACCTTCGCCAACATCCGACTGCGCAACCAGCTCCTGGACGGCGTCGAAGGCGGCTTCACCCGCAACTTCCTCGCCGGTGGCGAGCAGACCTCGATCTTCGAGGCATCTCAGGCCTACCAGGAGGCGGGCGTTCCGCTGGTGGTCCTGGCCGGCAAGGAGTACGGCTCCGGTTCCTCACGTGACTGGGCTGCCAAGGGCACCCGGCTGCTGGGGGTCAAGGCGGTCATCGCGGAGAGCTACGAGCGCATCCACCGCAGCAACCTCATCGGGATGGGCGTTCTGCCGCTGCAGTTCCCGCAGGGTGAAACGGTCAGCAGCCTCGGCCTGGACGGCACCGAGGTCTTCGAGATCTCCGGTGTGACCGAGCTGAACGAGGGCCGCACGCCCAAGAGCGTGAAGGTTGTCGCCACGAAGGACGGCGGCGAGAGCGTCGAGTTCGACGCGGTCGTGCGCATCGACACCCCCGGAGAAGCGGACTACTACCGCAACGACGGAATCCTTCAGTACGTGCTGCGCAACCTCGTGCAAGCCTGA